A window of the Cytophagaceae bacterium genome harbors these coding sequences:
- a CDS encoding phosphoglycerate dehydrogenase, whose amino-acid sequence MKVLIVDEMHESIVQMPSELGLEVDYFPNISIEEVKSRVADYEGLIIRSKFFIDESFLENAPNLRFIGRAGAGLDLIDVEACKRRNIEIFAANEGNRVAVAEHLIGMILSLFNKIGKSYEEVKIGQWLREENRGEELFGKTVGLIGYGNNGEATATRLTAFGCKVLAYDKYRYGFGNQYVVESTLGQIFREADILSLHIPLTIETQSWVDAAFFEKFSKPIYFCNIARGEIVVLKDLVDALKSGKVKGACLDVLENEKLSKLSEAQRQDFEYLINHKGVIITPHIAGWTFESYKRINQVLKDKIARFLNIG is encoded by the coding sequence ATGAAAGTACTGATTGTTGACGAAATGCATGAGTCGATTGTTCAGATGCCCTCAGAGTTGGGCCTGGAGGTTGATTATTTTCCAAACATTTCGATAGAAGAAGTAAAAAGCAGGGTGGCTGATTATGAGGGATTAATCATAAGAAGTAAGTTTTTTATTGATGAAAGTTTTCTCGAAAATGCCCCTAATTTGCGATTTATTGGCAGAGCAGGTGCAGGCCTTGATCTGATAGACGTGGAAGCATGTAAACGTAGAAATATCGAGATTTTTGCTGCCAATGAAGGAAACAGGGTGGCTGTTGCCGAGCATTTGATTGGAATGATTTTGAGTTTATTTAATAAAATCGGAAAATCATACGAAGAAGTAAAAATTGGCCAATGGTTGAGAGAGGAAAACCGTGGCGAAGAATTGTTTGGCAAAACTGTAGGTTTGATTGGCTATGGTAACAATGGAGAAGCCACAGCTACCAGGCTGACGGCTTTTGGTTGTAAGGTACTTGCTTATGATAAATATCGGTATGGTTTTGGAAATCAATATGTTGTAGAGTCAACTTTGGGCCAGATATTTAGAGAAGCTGATATTTTAAGTCTTCATATTCCCCTGACCATCGAGACCCAGTCCTGGGTTGATGCAGCGTTTTTTGAGAAGTTTTCCAAACCGATTTATTTCTGCAATATTGCCAGAGGCGAAATAGTTGTATTAAAAGACCTTGTGGATGCTTTGAAATCAGGAAAAGTAAAAGGTGCTTGTCTGGATGTGTTGGAAAACGAAAAATTGAGTAAGCTTTCCGAGGCTCAGAGGCAGGATTTTGAATATCTGATTAATCATAAAGGTGTGATTATCACCCCACATATCGCTGGCTGGACTTTTGAATCTTATAAACGCATCAATCAGGTCTTGAAAGATAAAATTGCCAGGTTTTTGAATATTGGGTAG
- a CDS encoding Rrf2 family transcriptional regulator translates to MISKKAKYALKALTRLAIQEDPKKPLLISEISEKENIPKKFLEAILLELRNNGILSSVKGKGGGYLLRTPPSEINLAKVIRVIDGPIAPVLCVSLNFYGKCDDCSSEEKCKIRPIMEKIRDANLAVYENTSIQDMINDDL, encoded by the coding sequence ATGATTTCCAAAAAAGCAAAATACGCTCTGAAGGCTCTGACCCGGCTGGCGATCCAGGAAGATCCCAAAAAACCGCTACTAATCAGTGAAATATCAGAAAAAGAAAATATCCCGAAAAAATTTTTGGAGGCCATATTATTGGAATTACGGAACAACGGAATCCTGAGCAGTGTAAAAGGAAAAGGTGGCGGATATTTGTTGAGAACCCCGCCTTCTGAAATCAACCTTGCAAAAGTGATAAGGGTAATTGATGGCCCCATAGCCCCTGTATTATGTGTTTCACTGAATTTTTATGGTAAATGTGACGACTGCAGCTCGGAAGAAAAGTGTAAGATCAGGCCAATCATGGAAAAAATCAGAGATGCTAACCTGGCCGTATATGAGAATACTTCGATTCAAGACATGATCAATGATGATTTGTAA
- a CDS encoding NAD-dependent succinate-semialdehyde dehydrogenase, producing MICNYNPFSGEITSEFAFETKTDLEIKIRKSEKAFGKWKNMPLNSRIDFFRNFAELLRKNSPELSLEITTQMGKILAESKAEIEKCATTTEYYCNHIEEILKPKAVSEGKTRSFYSFEPTGAIFAIMPWNFPFWQVLRFAIPMLLGGNVVLLKHAPNTWNSAQLLDSLFLDAGFPDGVFQSLYIDIDLVETVVAHPFVKGVTLTGSNLAGSSVAALAGKYLKKSVLELGGSDPFIVLKDANLEKAAHWAVKSRFQNAGQTCIAAKRWIVVKEIADEFIYQTKNLIQQIKIGDPLLPETNMGPMARTDLAEKIINQTGTLIEMGAEVIIPIKREGNLINPSFLKISREISAKFTEELFGPVACVIVANDENEAIEIANETSFGLGASLWSSDLEKVLKLSKNIVSGSVFINSMVKSDPSLPFGGTNQSGYGRELGVYGVTEFLNNKSYFIEG from the coding sequence ATGATTTGTAATTACAATCCGTTTTCTGGGGAGATTACCTCAGAATTTGCATTTGAAACCAAAACTGATTTAGAAATTAAAATCAGAAAAAGTGAAAAGGCATTTGGGAAATGGAAAAATATGCCACTGAACTCCAGAATTGATTTTTTTAGAAATTTTGCTGAACTTTTAAGAAAAAATTCTCCGGAACTTTCCCTTGAAATAACCACCCAAATGGGTAAAATCCTCGCAGAAAGCAAAGCCGAAATAGAAAAATGTGCCACCACAACTGAATATTATTGCAATCACATTGAAGAAATTCTGAAACCAAAGGCTGTCTCAGAGGGAAAAACCAGGAGTTTCTACAGTTTTGAGCCAACTGGTGCTATTTTCGCCATTATGCCCTGGAATTTCCCTTTTTGGCAAGTTTTAAGATTTGCAATTCCTATGCTTTTGGGTGGCAATGTTGTATTACTCAAACACGCTCCAAACACCTGGAATTCAGCACAATTACTAGACAGTCTGTTTTTGGATGCCGGTTTTCCTGATGGCGTTTTTCAAAGTTTATATATCGACATTGACCTTGTGGAAACTGTTGTGGCACACCCTTTTGTGAAAGGTGTTACACTTACCGGCAGTAATCTTGCGGGCTCGTCGGTGGCGGCATTGGCTGGCAAATATTTGAAAAAGTCAGTATTGGAATTGGGTGGCTCTGATCCATTTATTGTGTTAAAAGATGCAAACCTTGAAAAAGCAGCTCATTGGGCAGTCAAGTCGAGATTTCAGAATGCCGGACAAACCTGCATTGCAGCCAAAAGATGGATTGTGGTAAAGGAAATTGCCGATGAATTTATTTACCAAACAAAAAATCTTATCCAGCAAATAAAAATAGGCGACCCACTTTTACCCGAAACCAACATGGGGCCAATGGCAAGAACCGACCTTGCTGAGAAGATTATAAATCAGACAGGTACTTTGATAGAAATGGGTGCCGAAGTAATTATCCCAATCAAAAGAGAAGGTAATCTGATAAACCCGTCATTTTTGAAAATCAGCAGGGAAATATCTGCAAAGTTTACTGAAGAACTTTTCGGTCCGGTCGCTTGTGTGATTGTGGCCAACGATGAAAATGAGGCCATAGAAATCGCAAACGAAACCAGTTTTGGTCTGGGAGCCAGCCTTTGGTCTTCGGATCTGGAAAAAGTATTGAAATTATCGAAAAACATAGTTTCAGGCTCAGTTTTTATCAATTCTATGGTCAAATCAGACCCTTCATTGCCTTTTGGTGGCACCAATCAGTCGGGTTATGGACGGGAATTGGGTGTTTACGGCGTAACCGAATTTCTGAATAACAAATCTTATTTCATTGAAGGATAA
- a CDS encoding AAA family ATPase, producing the protein MTAQIENIAQALTKNFKFTPTSGQNRLFTLLEEFLEDEDDRSIFVLKGFAGTGKTTVLSTLMKVLPKFGWKSVLLAPTGRAAKIMSNYSGKKSQTIHRKIYKQVEDAHSGNLVFKLQPNTSEGTLFIVDEASMISDTREFGQNGLLHDLINFVFEGQENKLLLIGDEAQLPPVGMALSPALDINHLQDFYHSKVFTQTLTEVMRQQQASGILLNATALREQLTEKTPDILLNTKGFKDFFNMPGDRIEDGLQYAYQKYGQENTILITRSNRNAVQYNRLIRNRINGSEAELDKGDILMIVKNNYSVLGEDSEAGFIANGEFAQVRRLGREEEMHGFRFQNVTLTLVDYPEEPEFDTMIILDTLYSNSPSLTIEENKRLYESVIQDYFWVKTKKERKKRIREDKYLNALQVKFAYALTCHKSQGGQWEAVFIDQLYLQNNEIDHETLRWLYTAITRGISEVFLVNFNPKFFGIKTED; encoded by the coding sequence ATGACTGCCCAAATAGAAAATATTGCTCAGGCACTTACCAAAAACTTCAAATTTACACCCACAAGTGGACAAAATAGGCTTTTCACCTTACTGGAAGAATTTTTGGAAGATGAAGATGACCGCTCCATATTTGTACTAAAAGGCTTTGCCGGTACCGGAAAGACCACCGTGTTGAGCACGCTCATGAAAGTGCTGCCCAAGTTTGGCTGGAAAAGCGTTTTGCTCGCTCCTACCGGCCGGGCTGCAAAAATCATGAGCAATTATTCGGGCAAAAAATCGCAGACCATTCACCGCAAAATATACAAGCAGGTAGAAGATGCTCATTCGGGCAACCTGGTATTCAAGCTTCAACCCAACACCTCTGAAGGGACACTTTTTATTGTTGATGAGGCTTCGATGATATCTGATACCCGGGAATTTGGCCAGAACGGACTGCTACACGACCTCATCAATTTCGTATTTGAAGGTCAGGAAAATAAGCTCCTGCTCATTGGCGATGAGGCACAGTTGCCACCCGTTGGAATGGCTCTGAGCCCTGCACTGGATATCAATCACTTGCAGGATTTTTATCATTCAAAGGTTTTTACCCAAACCCTCACCGAAGTGATGCGGCAACAACAAGCCTCGGGCATATTGCTCAACGCCACCGCACTGAGAGAACAACTGACAGAAAAAACACCCGATATATTGCTGAATACCAAAGGTTTCAAAGACTTTTTCAATATGCCGGGTGACAGAATTGAGGACGGCCTGCAATATGCCTACCAAAAATATGGACAGGAAAACACCATATTGATCACCCGCTCCAACCGCAATGCTGTACAGTACAACCGGCTCATCAGAAACCGAATCAATGGCTCCGAGGCCGAGCTCGACAAAGGTGATATTCTGATGATTGTCAAAAACAACTATTCGGTGCTGGGTGAAGACTCTGAGGCAGGGTTTATCGCCAACGGGGAGTTCGCACAAGTACGCAGACTCGGGCGGGAAGAAGAAATGCACGGCTTCAGGTTTCAGAATGTCACCCTCACACTGGTTGACTATCCCGAGGAACCGGAATTTGACACCATGATTATTCTTGATACCTTGTATTCCAACAGCCCCAGCCTTACCATAGAGGAAAACAAGCGGCTCTATGAAAGTGTGATTCAGGATTATTTTTGGGTAAAAACCAAAAAAGAAAGAAAAAAGAGAATCAGAGAAGACAAATATCTCAATGCCCTTCAGGTGAAGTTTGCCTATGCCCTCACCTGCCACAAATCGCAGGGTGGACAGTGGGAAGCGGTATTTATTGATCAGTTATATTTGCAAAACAACGAAATAGATCACGAAACCCTCCGCTGGCTATATACTGCTATCACGAGAGGAATAAGTGAAGTTTTTTTGGTAAATTTCAACCCGAAATTTTTTGGTATAAAAACCGAAGACTAA
- the corA gene encoding magnesium/cobalt transporter CorA: MAKSKHRSKISKHSVFSSAGTPKYIGKPIEGEAELRLIQYNNAGVLITENPNIEQIARKREPGFNHWIDLEGIHFTKLVERTAAAFDLHPLLVEDILNTTQKAKLEYFEKNDLLFACLKVPRRNPQSQTIETEQVSLILMRDMAISFQELDNTDVFSPILERMNRENSKTKRSRIDYLFYSFFDTITDYYYLSLSEIEEALENLEEEILAEARPLHQQRLFYLKREIIYLKKSLSPLKEIIGQLIRDDHHFFTDESKNYLKDVLDHVTENLDSIDTFRDDIESLTSNYHSQLSNKMNSVMKTLTVLTAIFMPLTFIVGIYGMNFDNMPELRQQNGYFYTLAAMALVAASFWIYFKWKKYI, translated from the coding sequence ATGGCAAAATCAAAACACAGATCCAAAATCTCGAAACACTCGGTTTTTAGCTCGGCCGGTACCCCAAAGTACATCGGTAAACCCATAGAAGGTGAGGCGGAGCTCAGGTTGATCCAATATAACAATGCCGGGGTTTTGATTACCGAAAACCCTAATATCGAGCAGATTGCCAGAAAACGTGAGCCCGGATTTAACCATTGGATTGATCTGGAGGGTATCCATTTTACCAAACTGGTTGAGCGAACTGCGGCGGCTTTTGACCTGCATCCTTTGTTGGTGGAAGACATCCTCAATACTACCCAAAAAGCCAAACTCGAATATTTCGAAAAAAACGATTTATTATTTGCCTGTCTCAAAGTTCCGCGTAGAAACCCACAGAGCCAAACGATTGAAACAGAGCAAGTTTCGCTGATTTTGATGCGTGATATGGCCATAAGTTTTCAGGAACTCGACAATACTGACGTGTTTTCGCCCATATTGGAGAGGATGAACCGCGAAAACAGTAAAACCAAACGCTCCAGAATTGACTATTTATTTTACTCGTTTTTTGATACCATTACCGACTATTATTATCTCAGCCTCAGCGAGATAGAAGAAGCCCTCGAAAACCTGGAAGAGGAAATTTTGGCCGAAGCCAGACCTTTGCACCAGCAGCGGTTATTTTATCTGAAAAGAGAAATCATATATCTCAAAAAGAGTCTGTCTCCACTCAAGGAGATCATTGGGCAGCTGATCAGAGACGACCACCATTTTTTTACCGACGAGTCGAAGAATTATCTGAAAGATGTGCTCGACCACGTGACCGAAAACCTCGATTCGATTGACACTTTCAGAGACGATATTGAGAGCCTGACCTCCAATTACCATTCACAGCTGAGCAACAAGATGAACTCCGTGATGAAAACCCTCACTGTATTGACGGCCATATTTATGCCGCTGACCTTCATTGTGGGCATTTACGGTATGAATTTCGACAATATGCCCGAGCTACGGCAACAAAACGGCTATTTTTATACCTTGGCAGCCATGGCCCTGGTAGCGGCGAGTTTTTGGATATATTTTAAATGGAAGAAGTATATTTGA
- a CDS encoding virulence RhuM family protein encodes MLSEKSNGEILLYQSDDGQLKIQVRLENDTVWLSQADMVELFQSSKSNISEHIKHIFEEKELEENSVVRKFRTTAADGKNYQVIHYNLDVIISVGYRVKSLRGTQFRFWATGRLKEYLIKGFTMNDDLLKQTGGYFEELLDRIRDIRSSEKVFYRKVLEIYATSLDYDPRVNMTQQFFQTVQNKLHWAAHGHTAAEIIFERANAELPFMGLTSFKGKKPTKQEIGVAKNYLSEEELAVLNRLVSAYLDIAEVNAMQRKPMYMKDWIEVLDGFISMSRQDVLTHAGNISAEIAQHRALTEYEVYQSKAEDELSEVEKQFIASIEQANKKLKALKPLGKKK; translated from the coding sequence ATGCTTTCCGAAAAATCAAATGGTGAAATATTGCTGTATCAATCCGACGACGGGCAATTAAAAATTCAGGTTCGTTTAGAAAATGATACCGTTTGGCTTTCCCAAGCGGATATGGTAGAACTGTTTCAGTCATCAAAATCTAATATCAGTGAACATATAAAGCATATTTTTGAAGAAAAAGAGTTGGAAGAAAATTCAGTTGTCCGGAAATTCCGAACAACTGCCGCTGATGGGAAAAATTATCAAGTAATTCACTATAACCTGGATGTAATCATTTCGGTAGGTTACAGAGTAAAATCGCTGCGTGGTACCCAGTTCCGTTTTTGGGCAACAGGGCGACTTAAAGAATATCTGATTAAGGGCTTCACAATGAACGATGATTTGCTTAAGCAAACAGGAGGTTATTTTGAAGAATTGCTTGACCGTATTCGGGATATTCGTTCGTCAGAAAAGGTATTCTATCGAAAAGTACTTGAGATATACGCCACAAGTTTAGACTATGATCCCCGGGTGAACATGACCCAGCAGTTTTTTCAAACAGTTCAAAACAAGTTACATTGGGCTGCACACGGCCATACAGCAGCCGAAATCATTTTTGAAAGAGCCAATGCCGAGTTACCTTTCATGGGATTGACCTCATTTAAAGGAAAAAAACCTACCAAACAGGAAATTGGGGTGGCTAAAAACTACCTTTCTGAGGAAGAATTGGCAGTGTTAAACCGCCTGGTTTCTGCTTATTTAGACATTGCTGAAGTAAACGCCATGCAACGCAAACCCATGTATATGAAAGATTGGATTGAAGTGCTTGATGGATTCATAAGTATGAGCCGGCAAGATGTACTAACCCACGCAGGAAATATCTCGGCAGAAATAGCTCAACATAGAGCATTGACTGAATACGAAGTCTATCAAAGCAAGGCAGAAGATGAACTATCGGAAGTGGAGAAACAGTTTATTGCGAGCATTGAGCAAGCCAACAAGAAACTCAAAGCATTGAAACCATTAGGTAAAAAGAAATAA
- a CDS encoding SIMPL domain-containing protein produces the protein MNKSIFTLILSTIFLSDAFGQVKNFIDQPYIEVAGEADTLVTPNRIYLKIIISEKDSRDKISIEELEEKMLTSLKTLNINIEEDLTTRDELSNYKSYFLKNKDILKSKEYILIVKEAATASGVLLELENIGISNISIEKTEHSDFEKFMNYCRTKAIKNAYDKATAMTRPISQSIGNAIHIFDNEAKFDNGFEGALHGVVVSGYSNKNKKKYEQPKIEFEKIKISAFVSVKFVLK, from the coding sequence ATGAATAAATCAATATTTACATTAATTCTTTCAACCATATTTCTTTCTGATGCATTTGGTCAAGTTAAAAACTTCATAGACCAACCATATATTGAAGTTGCTGGGGAAGCTGACACACTAGTAACCCCCAACCGTATTTATCTAAAAATAATAATATCTGAAAAGGATAGTCGTGACAAAATTTCAATAGAAGAGCTAGAAGAAAAGATGTTAACTTCACTCAAAACTTTAAATATCAATATTGAAGAGGATTTAACCACTCGCGATGAGTTGAGTAATTACAAATCTTATTTTCTAAAAAATAAAGACATACTTAAATCTAAGGAATACATTTTGATCGTGAAAGAAGCTGCCACAGCAAGTGGTGTTTTACTTGAATTAGAAAATATTGGCATTTCAAATATCTCTATTGAAAAAACCGAACACTCTGACTTTGAAAAATTTATGAATTATTGTAGAACTAAAGCCATCAAAAACGCATATGATAAAGCTACTGCGATGACAAGGCCAATTTCCCAAAGCATTGGAAATGCGATTCATATTTTTGATAATGAAGCAAAATTTGATAATGGTTTTGAAGGAGCTTTGCATGGTGTTGTAGTTTCAGGTTATTCTAATAAAAACAAAAAGAAATATGAACAACCTAAAATTGAATTTGAAAAAATAAAGATTTCTGCCTTTGTAAGTGTTAAGTTTGTTTTGAAATAA
- a CDS encoding 2'-5' RNA ligase family protein: MNDKIRRQLTLFLEPNDAEKIEKIRKTYNPAQFRLIKAHVTLCREDEIENLEKVKSNLIAIDYQAFEIEFEKIKRFENGKGLFLPAKAEHPLFDNLRKQILNEIIAEPRAQEPHITLMHPRNSTCTDAIFDEVVKMDLPSKFTFNKISLIEQENGGPWRILDEYDLRKWQ, from the coding sequence ATGAATGACAAAATACGAAGACAGCTCACCTTATTTTTAGAGCCCAATGACGCTGAAAAAATTGAAAAGATAAGGAAAACCTATAACCCGGCACAATTTCGGCTAATCAAAGCCCATGTAACTCTTTGCCGCGAAGATGAAATTGAAAATCTGGAAAAAGTAAAATCAAACTTAATTGCCATTGATTATCAGGCGTTTGAGATAGAATTTGAAAAAATCAAACGGTTTGAAAATGGCAAAGGGCTTTTTCTGCCTGCAAAAGCTGAGCATCCGTTATTTGATAATTTACGAAAACAAATCTTGAACGAAATCATCGCCGAGCCAAGAGCACAAGAACCTCATATTACCTTAATGCATCCCAGAAACTCAACCTGCACCGATGCCATATTTGATGAAGTGGTTAAAATGGATTTGCCTTCAAAGTTTACTTTTAATAAAATTAGTCTTATCGAACAAGAAAATGGTGGTCCATGGCGGATTTTGGATGAATATGATTTGAGAAAATGGCAATAG
- a CDS encoding heavy-metal-associated domain-containing protein → MKFKTNINCNNCVAKVQTTLDGLVGAGNWQVDINNPEKILDIKNLEVAAQDVTNKLKRIGFSAEEVG, encoded by the coding sequence ATGAAATTCAAAACCAATATCAATTGCAATAACTGTGTAGCCAAAGTACAAACCACGCTTGACGGACTCGTAGGTGCAGGAAACTGGCAGGTTGATATCAACAATCCTGAAAAAATCCTTGATATCAAAAACCTTGAAGTTGCCGCTCAGGACGTCACCAACAAACTCAAAAGAATCGGTTTTTCAGCGGAGGAAGTGGGGTGA
- the cadA gene encoding cadmium-translocating P-type ATPase: protein MVKDTNMDTLVALSTGVAYLFSVFTMLFPHSFGHHGHSQVYFESAGIVVFFVLLGKYLEDSAKNRASDAIKKLMELNSRSVRIIQDGKESTGNVEDIAKGQILRVLAGEKIPLDGVVISGYSHVSESMINGEPLPNLKQKGDKLFAGTLNQEGVLEFSVEKIFTETYLSQIIKKVEEALSSKAPVQKKVDQVSRIFVPVVISISILSFLVWNFVFHNFDLALLSFITVLVVACPCAMGLATPTALMVGIGKGAANGILIKNAESLEKAGKITDLVLDKTGTLTKGKPDIITEKWYDSADIYRKILVNIERNSTHPMAKAIAGHFPEEKEINIEQVENISGKGIKATFEGNSYWAGNEQFMLENGVEITEKSNASIIYFAKNNTLIAEFEVGDTLKTNVKADITALQRMGIKLHLLSGDKHLVVKDLAKTLGIDQAEGEVLPDQKGEYVQKLKENADMVAMVGDGINDAVALAEADVSIAIGEGSDAAKEVADITLLGTDISTIKKAIRLSKFTTSTIYQNLFWAFIYNTLAIPVAAGILYFYNGFLMSPMLASAAMAMSSVSVVSNSLRLKFKKL, encoded by the coding sequence TTGGTAAAAGATACCAATATGGACACCCTGGTGGCTCTCAGCACCGGTGTGGCATATCTGTTTAGTGTTTTCACCATGTTATTTCCTCATTCTTTTGGGCACCATGGGCATTCACAGGTATATTTTGAATCTGCAGGAATCGTCGTGTTTTTTGTTCTTTTGGGAAAATATCTGGAAGATTCAGCCAAAAACCGAGCCTCAGACGCCATCAAAAAACTGATGGAACTCAACTCCAGGTCTGTGAGGATAATTCAGGATGGAAAAGAATCCACTGGAAATGTAGAGGATATAGCTAAGGGACAGATTTTGAGGGTATTGGCAGGTGAAAAGATTCCACTGGATGGGGTGGTAATTTCCGGGTATTCACATGTGTCAGAAAGCATGATCAACGGTGAGCCACTGCCCAATCTCAAGCAAAAGGGTGACAAGTTATTTGCAGGTACACTCAATCAGGAGGGAGTTTTGGAGTTTAGCGTGGAGAAAATATTCACTGAAACCTATTTATCACAAATAATCAAGAAAGTTGAAGAAGCACTTTCCTCAAAAGCACCCGTTCAGAAAAAGGTAGATCAGGTCTCCAGGATATTTGTGCCAGTGGTAATCAGCATTTCTATTCTTAGTTTTCTGGTCTGGAATTTTGTCTTTCATAATTTTGATCTGGCCCTGCTTTCGTTTATCACGGTGCTTGTGGTCGCTTGTCCTTGTGCCATGGGCCTCGCTACTCCTACGGCTTTGATGGTGGGAATTGGCAAAGGTGCTGCTAATGGAATTTTAATCAAAAACGCCGAGTCATTGGAAAAAGCCGGGAAAATCACCGATTTGGTGTTGGATAAAACCGGAACACTCACTAAGGGGAAACCCGATATTATTACTGAAAAATGGTATGATTCGGCAGATATATACCGAAAAATCCTGGTTAACATAGAAAGAAACTCTACCCATCCCATGGCCAAAGCCATAGCCGGGCATTTTCCTGAAGAAAAAGAAATCAATATTGAACAAGTAGAAAACATAAGTGGAAAAGGGATAAAAGCTACTTTTGAAGGAAATAGTTATTGGGCAGGAAATGAGCAGTTTATGCTGGAAAATGGTGTAGAAATCACTGAAAAATCTAATGCCTCAATAATATATTTTGCAAAAAATAATACGCTCATTGCGGAATTTGAAGTGGGCGACACGCTCAAAACCAATGTAAAAGCCGACATCACCGCCTTGCAAAGAATGGGAATCAAACTTCATCTGTTGTCGGGTGATAAACATTTGGTGGTAAAAGACTTAGCGAAAACTCTGGGCATAGATCAGGCTGAAGGCGAAGTTTTGCCCGACCAGAAAGGAGAATATGTACAAAAACTGAAAGAAAACGCCGATATGGTTGCGATGGTGGGTGATGGTATCAATGATGCAGTCGCACTTGCCGAAGCCGATGTTTCGATTGCGATAGGGGAGGGCTCTGACGCAGCCAAAGAAGTGGCAGACATCACGCTGCTCGGCACGGATATTTCAACCATAAAGAAAGCCATCAGGTTGTCGAAATTTACGACCAGCACCATTTATCAAAATCTTTTCTGGGCGTTTATTTACAATACCCTTGCGATACCTGTTGCAGCCGGAATTTTGTATTTTTACAACGGATTTCTGATGTCGCCCATGCTGGCGAGTGCAGCCATGGCCATGAGCTCGGTGTCGGTTGTGAGCAACAGCCTCAGATTAAAATTTAAAAAACTTTAA
- a CDS encoding cation-translocating P-type ATPase, translating into METYQIDFEEPLADSKLSILKSTQYNTKDQIEWHKAGLTVKSDDLSEILPEIVQNLLAQKVKLNLVSQTFKVLNYSCAACANSAETVLKYVDGVVNSSANYANHSASVTYLPQLTSPQIFKERLQEIGFDLILEKSFDFEKAQNQKFENQKKELYLSAFFAVPLFVLGMFFMDWQYMPLVSLILATPLVFYFGRHFFINAWKNFW; encoded by the coding sequence ATGGAAACATACCAAATAGATTTTGAAGAGCCGCTTGCCGATTCAAAACTTTCTATACTCAAAAGCACCCAATACAATACCAAAGATCAAATCGAATGGCACAAGGCCGGCTTGACCGTAAAATCTGATGACCTTTCTGAAATCCTGCCGGAAATAGTTCAAAACTTATTGGCCCAAAAAGTAAAGCTCAATTTGGTTTCTCAGACTTTCAAAGTACTCAACTACAGCTGTGCTGCTTGTGCCAACAGTGCCGAGACTGTCCTGAAATATGTCGATGGCGTGGTGAATTCTTCGGCCAACTATGCCAATCATTCTGCTTCCGTGACCTATTTGCCCCAACTAACTTCTCCACAGATATTTAAGGAAAGATTACAGGAAATAGGTTTTGATTTGATTCTCGAGAAAAGTTTTGATTTCGAAAAGGCTCAAAATCAGAAGTTTGAAAACCAGAAAAAAGAACTTTATCTCTCAGCATTTTTTGCTGTTCCGCTGTTTGTATTGGGTATGTTTTTTATGGATTGGCAATACATGCCACTGGTTTCCTTGATTTTAGCTACGCCGTTAGTGTTTTATTTTGGCCGTCATTTTTTTATCAATGCCTGGAAAAACTTTTGGTAA